The Acipenser ruthenus chromosome 25, fAciRut3.2 maternal haplotype, whole genome shotgun sequence genome has a window encoding:
- the LOC117413803 gene encoding platelet glycoprotein IX-like, producing the protein MNLVILATLLICCVPDAKPCPASCDCSLLGHKGLQVDCSSRWLKEVPTLPDNTVLLYLQNNMLAGIQAGRFDRLHRLQRLVLSQNPLSCDCGIVYLKHWLDDNANVSVTGATCKGPASPETPTVIIQLSGNEFAGCSSTNPIDCWGLLKIDLIMLGVFVLLVLIPAAYLYWISKRLACCVAMTMDTVLYRRTTVRRLKSH; encoded by the coding sequence ATGAACCTGGTGATACTTGCTACCCTCCTAATCTGCTGCGTTCCTGATGCCAAGCCCTGCCCAGCGTCCTGCGACTGCAGCCTGCTGGGACACAAGGGCTTGCAGGTTGACTGCAGCTCCCGGTGGCTGAAGGAGGTGCCAACCCTGCCCGACAACACGGTCTTACTTTACCTACAGAACAACATGCTGGCGGGCATTCAGGCCGGTAGATTCGACAGACTGCACCGCCTGCAGCGCCTGGTCCTGTCCCAGAACCCCTTGAGCTGCGACTGCGGCATCGTGTACCTCAAACATTGGTTGGACGACAATGCCAACGTGTCGGTGACGGGGGCCACCTGCAAAGGCCCAGCTAGCCCAGAGACACCGACCGTCATAATCCAGCTTAGTGGCAACGAGTTTGCGGGCTGCAGCAGCACCAATCCGATCGACTGCTGGGGTCTCCTCAAAATAGATCTGATCATGTTGGGTGTTTTTGTCCTGCTGGTACTCATTCCTGCGGCTTATTTGTATTGGATCTCAAAACGATTAGCTTGTTGTGTTGCGATGACAATGGACACTGTACTTTATAGAAGAACTACAGTGAGGAGGCTAAAATCCCATTAA
- the LOC117413783 gene encoding EF-hand and coiled-coil domain-containing protein 1-like — protein sequence MDKSDPCDPYSRPARRTQWIVSTLAYHYGLDRGVENEIIVLATGLDQYLQEIFHHLDCLGEGKVSAEDFKILCEVLGLNNDLEEWAGVLDDIPDEITFKQFHAKLCGYFSTKAGCQYENGRLLVGKESEHIETQIRLRSPLRRRKKSLSVGENGRGSRGSSPPSERHASHYRKPGSCSCTRECYEEIVALEEAEDRVVKLEDENASLRELVEDMRAALQSSDARSLALQVGLWKSHANHGAEEGCFIASRRQLNHKTSTQSNIKCLQSFLQEIELIRSSRDGQIEEAMRFNQELEKELGRSQEALLILEDCNRNLKREQADMRKKVEDARQAVHSSLGKVKELEAKANHVPLLQRHVQQLESELNYYRSEVIQLQLPPCSPLEQKRGAAALQDRRSPTGRDEIPPDNMEEQMFRSVEGQAASDEEEEKWTGEQQSQVDEVKRILTRLSCCRDGCDDKTMKKLLSHFGGAKNEESRSAVVELLDKVTKLTKQLELKESEAKKMEMDMDQVKDSLLLELQQKAEETELLQMELQMLETERVRLSLVEEKLMDVLQLLQQLRDLNVSRRSLGKILLSTLESCSDPQHGKAHILEVLNALYHELAACELLTGTPLERTQSHQSLSNPLLISC from the exons ATGGATAAATCAGACCCCTGCGATCCCTACAGCCGACCAGCCCGAAGGACACAGTGGATTGTCAGCACTTTGGCTTACCATTACGGTTTAGACCGCGGTGTGGAAAACGAAATTATAGTTCTGGCCACCGGTTTGGATCAGTACTTGCAAGAGATCTTTCATCATCTGGACTGTCTGGGTGAAGGCAAGGTCTCGGCTGAAGATTTTAAAATCCTCTGTGAGGTTTTGGGGCTGAATAATGATCTGGAGGAATGGGCTGGTGTTTTGGATGACATACCAGATGAGATTACATTCAAGCAGTTTCACGCTAAACTCTGCGGCTATTTCAGTACCAAAGCCGGGTGCCAGTATGAAAACGGCAGGCTGCTGGTGGGCAAAGAGAGCGAGCACATCGAGACCCAGATCAGACTCAGAAGCCCTCTAAGGCGGAGGAAAAAATCGCTCTCTGTCGGTGAAAACGGGAGAGGGAGCAGGGGGTCCTCCCCACCCTCAGAGCGGCATGCATCACATTACAGAAAGCCGGGGTCTTGTAGCTGTACCCGGGAATGCTACGAGGAGATTGTAGCTCTGGAAGAGGCTGAAGACAGGGTTGTAAAACTTGAAGATGAGAATGCAAGTCTAAGGGAGCTTGTGGAGGACATGCGAGCCGCTCTTCAGAGCAGTGATGCCCGATCCTTAGCCCTTCAG GTGGGGTTGTGGAAGAGCCATGCTAACCATGGCGCTGAAGAAGGCTGTTTCATAGCAAGCAGGAGGCAATTGAACCACAAAACCAGCACCCAGAGCAACATCAAGTGCCTGCAGAGCTTCCTGCAGGAGATCGAGCTGATCCGCAGCTCCAGGGATGGGCAGATCGAAGAGGCCATGAGGTTCAACCAGGAACTGGAGAAGGAGCTGGGGAGGTCGCAGGAGGCTCTGCTCATTTTAGAGGACTGCAACAGAAACCTCAAGAGGGAGCAGGCAGATATGAGGAAGAAAGTGGAAGATGCCAGACAGGCAGTGCACAGCAGCCTGGGAAAAGTCAAGGAACTGGAGGCCAAAGCCAACCACGTGCCACTGCTGCAGAGGCACGTTCAGCAACTGGAGTCCGAACTCAACTATTACAG GTCAGAGGTGATCCAGCTTCAGCTCCCTCCATGCAGCCCCTTGGAGCAGAAGCGTGGTGCTGCCGCCCTGCAGGATAGGAGGTCCCCCACCGGCCGTGACGAGATACCGCCTGACAACA TGGAAGAGCAGATGTTCCGCTCTGTGGAGGGCCAGGCTGCCtcagacgaggaggaggagaagtggACGGGGGAGCAGCAATCCCAGGTGGACGAGGTCAAGAGGATCCTCACCAGGCTGTCCTGCTGCAGGGATGG ATGCGATGATAAAACCATGAAGAAGCTGTTGTCACATTTCGGAGGTGCTAAGAATGAAGAGAGCAGGAGTGCAGTCGTGGAGCTCTTGGACAAAGTTACAAAGTTGACAAAGCAACTTGAGCTGAAAGAGAGCGAGGCCAAGAAAATGGAGATGGACATGGACCAG GTGAAGGACTCTTTGCTGCTGGAGCTGCAGCAGAAGGCCGAGGAGACGGAGCTGCTTCAGATGGAGCTGCAGATGCTGGAGACGGAGAGAGTGCGTCTGTCACTGGTGGAGGAGAAGCTCATGGACGTGCTTCAGCTCCTGCAGCAGCTTAGGGACCTG AATGTTTCGCGGAGATCTTTGGGGAAGATACTGTTGAGCACTTTGGAATCTTGTAGTGACCCACAGCATG GAAAGGCTCACATTTTGGAGGTTCTCAATGCCCTGTACCATGAACTAGCAGCTTGTGAGCTGTTAACCGGCACTCCCTTGGAAAGGACTCAGAGTCACCAGTCCTTGTCAAATCCACTTCTCATCTCATGTTGA